CATCCGACGCCCATGGCCGTCATGAATCTGGCCAATGCGCTCGAAATTCACCCGGCGATTGTCGCGGGCAGGGTCCGATACGAACAGCAGAACTACCGCCTGCTGTCTCAATTCGTCGGCACCGGCGAAGTCCGACGGCAGCTCGGCATGGCCGCATGAGGCAGCGGTTTGATGATTGAAGCAACGATACACGGGGTGCGGCGTGCCACTGACGAATACCTGGTCGTTCATCTGTGCGATGGTCGGGCGTCGGATGTTGTTGTTTTCGGAGATGGATCTGTCTCCCGTTGGCTGCTGATCGGAACGGGAGACCGATGCCCGGCGCGGGAGCCTGCGGCGAGAGACCTGTAGGGCCTAACGGATTGCTGCAATTAAGGAAATCGCCCGCTGCACCGGGCCGGGGACGTCTCGCTCAGGGCACCCAGGGTGCGTGGGGTGTGAGAACGGACAGCCGCGGAGACCCGCAAAGTCGTTTGCACCCCCGCCGTTTTTTGGTACAGTGCGCGCTTACGAATCGGTTGGGCCGGTGGGGGAGGGCGGCGGCTGCGCGATATGGCGACACTGCTCGAAATCAAGAATCTCCACACTTCCTTCGTCACCACGGACGGTGAGTTCCCGGCGGTGGACGGGCTGAATCTCACCATCGAGGCGGGCAAGACGCTGGGGCTCGTGGGCGAGTCGGGCTGTGGCAAGAGCGTCACGGCGCTCTCCATCATGCGCTTGATTCCGTCCCCGCCCGGTAGAGTGGCCGAGGGTGAGGTCCTTTACCGCGGGAGCGATCTCCTCAAGCTGTCGGACGAGAAGATGCGGCAGATCCGCGGCAACGAGATCTCCATGGTGTTTCAGGAGCCCATGACCTCGCTGAACCCGGTGTTCACCGTCGGCGACCAGATCATGGAGGCCATCCGCCTGCACCAGAAGGTGAACAAGCGGGAGGCGCGCGAGAAGGCCGTGGAGATGCTACGGCTGGTGAAGATCGCCGACCCCTCCTCGCGAGTCAACGACTACCCGCACCAGATGAGCGGCGGCATGCGCCAGCGCGTGATGATCGCCATGGCGCTGTCGTGCAACCCCAGCCTGCTCATCGCCGACGAGCCCACCACCGCGCTGGACGTCACCATCCAGGCGCAGATCCTGGACCTGATGGGCGAGTTGCAAGACGAGCTCGGCATGGCGCTGCTGCTGATTACCCACGACCTCGGCGTGGTGGCGGAGCAGGCCGACGAGGTAGCCATCATGTACGCCGGCCGCATGGTCGAGCGCGCCAAGCCCGAGGTGATCTTCAGCAAGCCGCAGCATCCGTACACCATCGGGCTGCTGAACTCGCTGCCCAGCAGCGCCAGCAAGCGCCGCCTGGACGCCATTCCCGGGGTCGTGCCGAGCCCGCTGGACCTCCCCAGCGGATGCCGCTTCCGCGACCGCTGCTTCAAGGCGTCGGGGATCTGCGCCGAGCACGAGCCCGTGCTCGAGGAGAAAGGGCGCAACCAGTGGGTGGCTTGCTACCGGACCAACTGAACCGGAAGGCCGGCGCAACGCCCGCGACAGGACGTGAAATCCCATGAGCTTGCTGGAAATCAGGAACCTCAAGAAGTACTTCCCGGTGGCGGACGGATTGCTCTCCCGGCGCAAGGGGGACGTCAAGGCCGTGGACGGCGTCAGCCTCACGGTGGAGGACGGTGAGACTCTCGGCGTGGTGGGAGAGTCCGGCTGCGGCAAGTCGACGCTGGGGCGCACGATCCTGCGCCTGATCGAGCCCACCGAGGGCGAGATCCTGTTCGAGAACAAGGACATCATGCGGGTCTCCAACGCGGAGATGCGCGACCTGCGCCGGCGCATGCAGATCATCTTCCAGGACCCCTACGCCTCCCTCAACCCGCGCATGCGCGTGGGCGAGATCATCGGCGAGGGCCTCAAGATCCACAAGATGGCCACCGGCAGCGGCCGCAGGGAACACGTGATGGGGCTGCTCGCCAAGGTGGGGTTGCGGGAGGACCACTACGACCGCTATCCGCACGAGTTCAGCGGCGGCCAGCGGCAACGCATCGGCATCGCCCGGGCCCTGGCGGTGTCGCCCAAGTTCATCGTCGCCGACGAGCCGGTGTCGTCGCTGGACGTGTCCATCCAGGCCCAGATCATCAACCTCCTGCAGGAGTTGCAGGAGAGCATGAGCCTCACGTTCTTCTTCATCTCCCACGACCTCCGGGTGGTGGAGCACGTGAGCCATCGGGTGGCGATCATGTACCTGGGCAAGGTGGTGGAGATCGCGCCCAGCGACGCCATCTACAAGGACGCGCGCCATCCCTACACGCGCGCGCTGCTGTCCG
The sequence above is drawn from the Deltaproteobacteria bacterium genome and encodes:
- a CDS encoding dipeptide ABC transporter ATP-binding protein; amino-acid sequence: MSLLEIRNLKKYFPVADGLLSRRKGDVKAVDGVSLTVEDGETLGVVGESGCGKSTLGRTILRLIEPTEGEILFENKDIMRVSNAEMRDLRRRMQIIFQDPYASLNPRMRVGEIIGEGLKIHKMATGSGRREHVMGLLAKVGLREDHYDRYPHEFSGGQRQRIGIARALAVSPKFIVADEPVSSLDVSIQAQIINLLQELQESMSLTFFFISHDLRVVEHVSHRVAIMYLGKVVEIAPSDAIYKDARHPYTRALLSAVPMPDPNPKKDRMVLEGDVPSPVNPPTGCNFHPRCPFREQICTEVEPELEFAHGGHGTACHVFGSGKRAWPNPPRVS
- a CDS encoding ABC transporter ATP-binding protein; translated protein: MATLLEIKNLHTSFVTTDGEFPAVDGLNLTIEAGKTLGLVGESGCGKSVTALSIMRLIPSPPGRVAEGEVLYRGSDLLKLSDEKMRQIRGNEISMVFQEPMTSLNPVFTVGDQIMEAIRLHQKVNKREAREKAVEMLRLVKIADPSSRVNDYPHQMSGGMRQRVMIAMALSCNPSLLIADEPTTALDVTIQAQILDLMGELQDELGMALLLITHDLGVVAEQADEVAIMYAGRMVERAKPEVIFSKPQHPYTIGLLNSLPSSASKRRLDAIPGVVPSPLDLPSGCRFRDRCFKASGICAEHEPVLEEKGRNQWVACYRTN